From Halanaeroarchaeum sulfurireducens, a single genomic window includes:
- the guaA gene encoding glutamine-hydrolyzing GMP synthase, which produces MVDTDTVIEDAVEEIANALGDDTAIIALSGGVDSSTAAALAYEAVGEQLVPVYVDTGLMRKGETEGVRETFSYMESLRIVEASERFFDALAGVTDPEEKRKVIGEQFIREFETVAREVDADYLVQGTIYPDRIESEGNIKSHHNVGGLPEAVDFEGIVEPVRDLYKDEVREVARALDLEAVVSERMPFPGPGLAVRVIGEVTPEKVEVAREATAVVEDELEEYEPWQAFAAVLGKATGVKGDNRVHGWVVAVRSVESRDGMTARAQELDWQTLQRIQSRITGTLDNVSRVVYDVTHKPPATIEYE; this is translated from the coding sequence ATGGTCGACACCGACACCGTCATCGAGGACGCCGTCGAGGAGATCGCGAACGCCCTGGGCGACGATACCGCCATCATCGCGCTCTCCGGTGGGGTCGACTCCTCCACCGCCGCGGCGCTCGCCTACGAGGCCGTGGGCGAACAACTCGTTCCCGTCTACGTGGACACCGGTCTGATGCGCAAGGGTGAGACGGAGGGCGTGCGCGAGACCTTCTCCTATATGGAGAGTCTCCGGATCGTCGAGGCCTCCGAGCGATTTTTCGACGCGCTCGCGGGCGTGACCGACCCCGAGGAGAAACGCAAGGTCATCGGCGAGCAGTTCATCCGCGAGTTCGAGACGGTCGCCCGTGAGGTCGATGCGGACTACCTCGTCCAGGGGACCATCTACCCCGACCGCATCGAGAGCGAGGGCAACATCAAGTCTCACCACAACGTCGGCGGCCTCCCCGAGGCCGTCGATTTCGAAGGTATCGTCGAACCGGTGCGCGATCTCTACAAGGACGAGGTGCGCGAGGTCGCACGCGCCCTCGACCTGGAGGCGGTCGTCTCCGAGCGGATGCCCTTCCCCGGCCCTGGGCTGGCCGTCCGCGTGATCGGTGAGGTCACGCCCGAAAAGGTCGAGGTCGCCCGCGAGGCCACCGCCGTCGTCGAGGACGAACTCGAGGAGTACGAACCCTGGCAGGCCTTCGCGGCGGTGCTCGGGAAGGCCACCGGCGTCAAGGGCGACAACCGCGTCCACGGCTGGGTCGTTGCCGTGCGGTCGGTCGAGAGCCGGGACGGGATGACCGCTCGCGCCCAGGAACTCGACTGGCAAACGCTCCAGCGCATCCAGAGTCGCATTACTGGCACACTGGACAACGTCTCCCGCGTCGTCTACGACGTGACCCACAAGCCACCGGCCACGATCGAGTACGAGTAG
- the pyrG gene encoding glutamine hydrolyzing CTP synthase, whose protein sequence is MPTETGYDPTLGNKFIFVTGGVMSGLGKGITAASLGRLLTNAGFDVTAVKIDPYINVDAGTMNPYQHGEVYVLDDGGEVDLDLGNYERFLETDMAFDHNLTTGKIYQRVIERERAGDYLGKTVQIIPHVTDDIKRRIREAGEGHDVTLVEVGGTVGDIESMPFLEALRQFSDEEPEEDVIFAHVTLVPYAPNGEQKTKPTQHSVKELRSIGLRPDIVVGRCDDPLEPDVREKIALFCDVPTDAVFSNPDVEDIYHVPMVLEGEGMDEFVMDRLNLADRALPESERSTEWRDRVTTETAESIEVALVGKYDLRDAYMSVREALKHAGMHTAVDVDVKWVDAEEMADRHRRRLEAADAVVVPGGFGSRGTDGKLEAIHHARENDVPYLGLCFGFQLAVIEYARDVLGLTDAHSTELDEDTPHPVIDLLPEQYDLEDLGGTMRLGAHETQIDEGTLAHDLYGADSCTERHRHRYEVNPEYIDELTEGELTFSGRAGNRMEILELDDHPFFVGTQFHPEFTSRPTESSPPFAGLLEAALDAVEGGA, encoded by the coding sequence ATGCCGACAGAGACCGGGTACGATCCGACACTCGGGAACAAGTTCATCTTCGTCACGGGCGGGGTGATGTCCGGACTCGGGAAGGGCATCACGGCGGCGAGTCTCGGCCGACTTCTCACGAACGCCGGATTCGACGTGACGGCCGTCAAGATCGACCCTTACATCAACGTCGACGCGGGGACCATGAATCCCTACCAGCACGGGGAAGTCTACGTCCTCGACGACGGGGGCGAGGTCGACCTCGACCTGGGGAACTACGAGCGCTTTCTCGAGACCGACATGGCCTTCGATCACAACCTCACGACGGGGAAGATCTACCAGCGCGTGATCGAACGGGAACGCGCCGGCGATTACCTGGGCAAGACCGTCCAGATCATCCCGCACGTTACCGACGATATCAAACGTCGCATCCGCGAGGCCGGCGAGGGCCACGACGTCACGCTGGTCGAGGTCGGTGGGACGGTGGGCGACATCGAGAGCATGCCCTTCCTCGAGGCCCTCCGCCAGTTCTCCGACGAGGAGCCAGAGGAGGACGTCATCTTCGCCCACGTCACGCTCGTTCCCTACGCCCCGAACGGCGAACAGAAGACCAAGCCGACCCAGCACAGCGTCAAGGAACTGCGCAGCATCGGTCTCCGGCCCGATATCGTGGTGGGACGCTGTGACGATCCCCTCGAACCGGACGTTCGGGAGAAGATCGCCCTGTTCTGTGACGTTCCGACAGATGCCGTCTTCTCGAACCCGGACGTCGAGGACATCTATCACGTCCCGATGGTGCTCGAAGGGGAGGGGATGGACGAGTTCGTGATGGACCGGCTGAACCTCGCTGACCGCGCGCTCCCCGAATCCGAGCGTTCCACGGAGTGGCGCGACCGCGTCACGACGGAGACTGCCGAGTCCATCGAGGTCGCCCTGGTCGGCAAGTACGACCTCAGGGACGCTTACATGTCCGTCCGCGAGGCACTCAAACACGCCGGGATGCACACGGCCGTCGACGTCGACGTCAAGTGGGTCGACGCCGAGGAGATGGCCGATCGCCATCGGCGTCGCCTCGAGGCGGCGGACGCCGTCGTCGTCCCCGGAGGGTTCGGCAGTCGTGGGACGGACGGGAAACTCGAGGCCATCCACCATGCCCGAGAGAACGACGTCCCCTATCTCGGCCTCTGTTTCGGGTTCCAGCTGGCCGTCATCGAGTACGCACGCGACGTCCTCGGACTGACCGACGCCCACTCCACGGAACTCGACGAGGACACCCCGCACCCGGTCATCGATCTCCTCCCCGAGCAGTACGACCTCGAGGACCTCGGGGGCACGATGCGTCTCGGGGCTCACGAGACCCAGATCGATGAGGGAACACTCGCCCACGATCTCTATGGTGCGGACTCCTGTACAGAGCGTCATCGCCACCGGTACGAGGTCAATCCCGAATACATCGACGAGCTGACCGAGGGCGAACTCACCTTTTCAGGCCGCGCGGGCAACCGGATGGAGATTCTCGAGTTGGACGACCACCCTTTTTTCGTCGGGACCCAGTTCCACCCCGAGTTCACCTCGCGTCCGACCGAGTCCAGTCCGCCGTTTGCGGGACTGCTGGAGGCTGCGCTCGACGCCGTGGAGGGGGGTGCCTGA
- a CDS encoding alpha/beta hydrolase gives MSERTVLVPGARRVEATLEESTDGAEACVVACPPHPQDGGHRGDRRLRAVADALTDGGIAVLRFDYGPWDEGRGEREDTRNALRWAAERYDRVGIVGFSFGGAMAARAAASTAVDLCGVALLAPATRGTDDSDAAETLQAIDAPVAVIYGTRDPTVEWQPFYRAGKATDAVIEPIDADHSFVGQLGTVAPTVGGFLLEHCDGSA, from the coding sequence ATGTCCGAACGGACGGTTCTCGTTCCGGGCGCCCGGCGGGTCGAGGCGACCCTCGAGGAATCGACGGACGGTGCCGAGGCGTGTGTCGTCGCCTGCCCGCCCCATCCCCAGGACGGCGGACATCGAGGCGACAGACGATTGCGCGCCGTTGCCGACGCCCTCACCGACGGCGGGATCGCTGTCCTGCGATTCGATTACGGCCCGTGGGACGAGGGGCGGGGCGAGCGGGAGGACACCCGGAACGCGCTCCGCTGGGCGGCCGAGCGGTACGACCGGGTCGGGATCGTCGGGTTCAGCTTCGGCGGGGCGATGGCCGCGCGCGCGGCGGCGTCGACCGCAGTCGACCTCTGTGGCGTCGCGCTCCTCGCGCCCGCAACGCGGGGCACCGACGATAGCGACGCGGCGGAGACCCTCCAGGCGATCGACGCCCCGGTCGCGGTGATCTACGGAACCCGGGACCCGACGGTTGAGTGGCAACCGTTCTATCGGGCCGGCAAAGCGACGGACGCGGTGATCGAGCCGATCGACGCCGATCACTCCTTCGTGGGGCAATTGGGCACCGTCGCACCGACCGTCGGCGGATTCTTGCTCGAGCACTGCGACGGATCCGCATAG
- a CDS encoding PspA/IM30 family protein encodes MGILSRISFVVKSKVNALLGRVEDPSETLDYSYEQMRDELKDVEQGIADVTAQRKRLEVQRNRLQENVEKHNEQAREAMAQDREDLAKRALEKKQAKLDQIEELDEQIESLQTTQSNLESQKSDLQSQIEEFKTKKETMKARYEAAEAQSRVSEAMSGVGDEMEDVGRAIERADERTEEMEARAAAMDELQDRGVLDEPLSDEDAIDRELESGRTERQVESELETLRDETDSGEKATGDEEVAVEESVDEEAVEAELEELREEGSGSATRD; translated from the coding sequence ATGGGCATCCTCTCACGCATCTCGTTCGTCGTCAAGTCGAAAGTCAACGCCCTCCTCGGGCGGGTCGAAGATCCCAGTGAGACCCTGGATTATTCCTACGAGCAGATGCGGGACGAACTCAAGGACGTCGAGCAGGGTATCGCGGACGTGACCGCCCAACGAAAGCGCCTCGAGGTCCAGCGAAACCGCCTCCAGGAGAACGTCGAGAAGCACAACGAGCAGGCCCGCGAGGCGATGGCACAGGACCGCGAGGATCTGGCCAAACGGGCCCTCGAGAAAAAGCAGGCCAAGCTGGACCAGATCGAGGAACTCGACGAGCAGATCGAGTCCCTCCAGACGACCCAGTCGAACCTGGAATCACAGAAGTCCGACCTCCAGAGCCAGATCGAGGAGTTCAAGACGAAAAAGGAGACGATGAAGGCCCGCTACGAGGCCGCCGAGGCACAGTCCCGCGTCTCGGAGGCCATGTCCGGGGTGGGCGACGAGATGGAGGACGTGGGCCGCGCCATCGAACGGGCCGACGAGCGAACCGAGGAGATGGAGGCACGCGCAGCGGCCATGGACGAACTCCAGGATCGCGGCGTCCTTGATGAGCCCCTCTCCGACGAGGACGCCATCGACCGGGAACTCGAATCGGGGCGAACCGAACGCCAGGTCGAGAGCGAACTCGAAACGTTGCGCGACGAGACCGACAGCGGGGAGAAGGCGACCGGGGACGAGGAGGTCGCAGTCGAGGAATCGGTCGATGAGGAAGCGGTGGAGGCAGAACTAGAGGAGCTGCGTGAAGAGGGAAGCGGGTCGGCCACCCGGGACTGA
- a CDS encoding DUF2270 domain-containing protein, whose translation MPDIPSDFDPESPEEREIAGQAATDRGDFLSLMGHAYRGELGRMTSWRTRIDRTTNWGVVVTASLLTWAFSTDTRPHYVLLVGVVMLSVFLVIEVRRYRIYDIWRSRVRLFEENVFANALDPEGVEQSQWRELLSDDLREPTIKTPTHEALSRRLRRVYFPLFTVLVGAWVVRLSVFADGIGTVEAAAIGSIPGGFVIPAVAIYYTGLTLITFWPMRRRAKGAVESADSTEEWK comes from the coding sequence ATGCCGGACATCCCGTCCGATTTCGATCCCGAGTCGCCCGAGGAGCGTGAGATCGCCGGGCAGGCGGCCACCGACCGCGGCGACTTCCTCTCACTGATGGGGCACGCCTACCGCGGGGAACTCGGCCGCATGACCTCGTGGCGCACCCGCATCGACAGGACGACGAACTGGGGGGTCGTCGTGACGGCGTCGTTGCTCACGTGGGCGTTTTCGACGGATACACGACCACACTACGTACTGCTCGTCGGGGTGGTAATGCTGAGCGTCTTCCTCGTCATCGAGGTGCGCCGATACCGCATCTACGACATCTGGCGCTCCCGCGTTCGACTCTTCGAGGAGAACGTCTTCGCGAACGCCCTCGATCCCGAAGGCGTCGAACAGTCGCAGTGGCGGGAGCTACTGAGCGATGACCTGCGTGAACCGACGATCAAAACGCCCACCCACGAGGCGCTCTCCCGTCGGCTCAGACGGGTGTACTTCCCGCTGTTCACCGTGCTGGTCGGTGCGTGGGTCGTCCGCCTCTCGGTGTTCGCCGATGGCATCGGTACCGTCGAGGCCGCGGCGATCGGATCGATCCCTGGGGGCTTCGTCATCCCCGCAGTGGCCATCTACTACACCGGTCTCACCCTCATTACGTTCTGGCCGATGCGGCGACGGGCCAAGGGGGCCGTGGAGTCCGCCGACAGCACTGAGGAGTGGAAGTAG
- the thrS gene encoding threonine--tRNA ligase — MSSVTVTLPDGSTLSVERGATVEDVAYEIGPGLGRDTVAGKLDGELVAKEAPIEEDVALEIVTEDSDAYRSVLRHTATHVFAQALQRLQPDANLAIGPYTDDGFYYDVANVDVEQDDLEAIEAEMREIIAADYDVERVERSRAEATEMYADNPYKLDVLEEEAAGEDPVTFYRQDDWEDLCKGPHVDSTGEIGAVSLLNVSAAYWRGDEDNDTLTRVYGTAFESEAELETFLEQREAAKERDHRKIGREMELFSIPDVTGPGLPLYHPNGTTVLRELEDYVDELNREAGYDFVETPHIFRTELWKQSGHYDNYVDDMFLLDVNDEEYGLKPMNCPGHATIFGQTNWSYRDLPVRYAENGKVYRKEQRGELSGLSRVWAFTIDDGHLFVRPDQIETEIESIMGMIFEVIENFDLTVEVSLATRPEKSMGSDEIWEQAESQLRSVLDSGGYEYDVEAGDGAFYGPKIDIGFQDALGRTWDGPTVQLDFNMPEQFDLTYVGSDNEEHRPVMIHRALYGSFERFFMVLIEHFDGKFPLWLAPEQVRILPVSDENLGYAHRVKNEFDGYRVDIEDRDWTVGKKIQQAHEDKVPYMIVVGDDEEDAGTVSIRDRKERELKDVSIAEFRTHLDGERDEKRTEPDFLE; from the coding sequence ATGAGCAGTGTCACGGTGACGCTTCCCGACGGCTCGACTCTGTCGGTCGAGCGGGGGGCGACTGTCGAGGACGTAGCGTACGAAATTGGCCCCGGCCTCGGCCGTGACACAGTCGCCGGCAAACTGGACGGGGAACTCGTGGCCAAAGAGGCCCCAATCGAGGAGGACGTCGCCCTCGAGATCGTCACGGAGGATTCCGATGCGTACCGCTCGGTCCTCCGGCACACGGCCACACACGTCTTCGCCCAGGCCCTCCAGCGGCTGCAGCCCGACGCCAACCTCGCTATCGGGCCGTACACGGACGACGGATTTTACTACGACGTCGCGAACGTCGACGTCGAGCAGGACGACCTCGAGGCGATCGAAGCGGAGATGCGTGAGATCATCGCGGCCGACTACGACGTCGAGCGGGTCGAGCGCTCGCGCGCGGAGGCCACGGAGATGTACGCGGATAATCCCTACAAGCTCGACGTCCTCGAAGAGGAGGCCGCCGGCGAGGACCCGGTGACCTTCTATCGGCAGGACGACTGGGAGGACCTCTGCAAGGGTCCCCACGTGGACTCGACCGGGGAGATCGGCGCGGTCTCGCTGTTGAACGTGTCCGCCGCCTACTGGCGCGGCGACGAGGATAACGACACGCTGACCCGTGTCTACGGGACGGCCTTCGAATCCGAGGCGGAACTGGAGACGTTTCTGGAGCAGCGCGAGGCGGCGAAAGAACGTGACCACCGCAAGATCGGCCGGGAAATGGAACTGTTTTCGATCCCCGATGTGACCGGACCCGGCCTTCCGCTCTATCACCCGAACGGTACGACGGTCCTGCGCGAACTCGAGGACTACGTCGACGAGCTGAACCGCGAAGCCGGGTACGACTTCGTCGAGACGCCACACATCTTCCGCACCGAGCTCTGGAAACAGTCGGGACACTACGACAACTACGTCGACGACATGTTCCTCCTCGACGTCAACGACGAGGAGTACGGGCTGAAGCCGATGAACTGCCCGGGTCACGCGACGATCTTCGGCCAGACGAACTGGAGCTACCGCGACCTGCCGGTGCGCTACGCCGAGAACGGCAAGGTCTATCGCAAGGAACAGCGGGGCGAACTCTCCGGGCTCTCGCGTGTGTGGGCGTTCACGATCGACGATGGCCACCTGTTCGTGCGCCCCGATCAGATCGAGACCGAGATCGAGTCGATCATGGGAATGATCTTCGAGGTCATCGAGAACTTCGATCTCACCGTCGAGGTCTCGCTCGCGACCCGACCCGAGAAGTCGATGGGATCCGACGAGATCTGGGAGCAGGCCGAGTCACAGCTCCGTTCCGTCCTCGATTCGGGCGGGTACGAGTACGACGTCGAGGCCGGCGACGGCGCCTTCTACGGCCCCAAGATCGACATCGGCTTTCAGGACGCCCTCGGACGGACCTGGGATGGTCCGACGGTGCAACTCGATTTCAACATGCCCGAGCAGTTCGACTTGACGTACGTCGGCTCGGACAACGAGGAACATCGGCCCGTCATGATCCATCGTGCCCTCTACGGCAGCTTCGAGCGGTTTTTCATGGTTCTCATCGAGCACTTCGACGGGAAGTTCCCGCTTTGGCTCGCGCCCGAGCAGGTCCGCATTCTGCCCGTTTCGGACGAGAATCTGGGGTATGCCCACCGCGTCAAGAACGAATTCGATGGCTACCGAGTCGACATCGAGGACCGGGACTGGACGGTCGGCAAGAAGATTCAGCAGGCCCACGAGGACAAGGTGCCCTACATGATCGTCGTGGGCGACGACGAGGAGGACGCGGGGACGGTCTCGATCCGTGACCGCAAAGAACGCGAACTAAAGGATGTCTCGATCGCCGAGTTCCGGACCCATCTCGACGGGGAGCGAGACGAGAAACGGACTGAACCGGACTTCCTGGAGTAG
- a CDS encoding dipeptide epimerase, with product MTLRTSFERVEYRLEHPFTIARGTQETAENVVVRIEDEDGRVGVGGAAPSTHYGETIDTVEAVLPTLLDVVESVGDPHQLARIGAEMDRVVRDNPAAKAAVDVALHDLVAKRVDLPLYRYLGLDPAEPLETSYTIGIDDPETIREKTLEAVDRGFSTLKVKVGTDRDEEILETVREAAPAATIRVDANEGWTPREAVRNIEAIAGFDVEFVEQPIPAEHPEGLRYVYERSPLPIAVDESLRRASDVPAIAGRADIANLKLMKTGGIREAIRLIHAARAHGLAVMAGCMIESNASIAGAAHLAPLLDYVDLDGALLLAEDDFAGVAIEEGVVDLAALDRPGTGARDRSR from the coding sequence ATGACCCTGCGGACGTCCTTCGAACGTGTCGAGTACCGCCTCGAGCATCCGTTCACCATCGCCAGGGGTACCCAGGAGACCGCGGAGAACGTGGTCGTCCGCATCGAAGACGAGGACGGTCGGGTCGGCGTCGGCGGCGCCGCGCCCTCGACGCACTACGGCGAGACGATCGACACCGTGGAGGCGGTACTACCGACCCTGCTCGACGTTGTGGAGTCGGTGGGCGACCCCCACCAACTGGCGCGCATTGGGGCCGAGATGGACCGCGTGGTGCGGGACAACCCGGCCGCGAAGGCCGCGGTGGACGTCGCGCTCCACGACCTCGTCGCGAAGCGGGTGGACCTCCCCCTCTACCGGTACCTGGGACTCGATCCCGCCGAGCCCCTGGAGACGTCGTATACCATCGGCATCGACGACCCGGAGACGATACGTGAGAAGACGCTGGAGGCGGTCGACCGTGGCTTCTCCACGCTCAAGGTGAAGGTGGGAACCGACCGCGACGAGGAGATTCTCGAGACCGTTCGCGAGGCCGCCCCGGCGGCTACGATCCGCGTCGACGCGAACGAGGGCTGGACGCCCCGGGAGGCGGTCCGGAATATCGAGGCCATCGCCGGGTTCGACGTGGAGTTCGTCGAACAGCCGATCCCTGCCGAGCACCCAGAGGGACTGCGCTACGTGTACGAACGCTCACCGCTCCCCATCGCAGTCGACGAGAGTCTCCGCCGCGCGAGCGACGTCCCCGCCATCGCGGGCAGGGCGGACATCGCGAACCTCAAGCTGATGAAGACGGGCGGGATCCGCGAGGCGATCCGCCTGATCCACGCGGCCCGCGCCCACGGCCTCGCGGTCATGGCCGGGTGCATGATCGAGTCGAACGCGTCCATCGCGGGCGCGGCCCACCTCGCGCCGCTACTCGACTACGTCGATCTGGACGGGGCATTGCTCCTCGCCGAGGACGACTTCGCGGGCGTTGCCATCGAAGAGGGCGTCGTCGACCTGGCGGCGCTCGACCGTCCGGGCACAGGGGCCCGCGACCGCTCGCGGTGA
- a CDS encoding DUF1611 domain-containing protein produces the protein MRVALLAHEKFPDDAKTAVGVLRYADFDVAAVLDRDLAGDRVSDHLAGVADAPIVAGMDELDEPVDALLIGIAPIGGGFDESWRPDVRAAIERGADVVAGLHYFLSEDEEFASLAAEHNVDLRDVRKPDEDLTVAEGVSGDVSAEVVLTVGTDCSTGKMTSSIEMMEAATARGEDAAFVPTGQTGIMIADWGHPIDRVVSDFTAGAVEDMIVERGDDHDYLFVEGQGSINPPAYSSVTLGILHGAMPDKLVLTHNVGQEVVHGYEDFALPDLDTVVDLYEDVAAPVHETEVVAGMINTSSIESDEKAREAVEAYSAAIGVPATDPVRFGAEEVLDAIL, from the coding sequence ATGCGTGTAGCGCTTCTCGCACACGAGAAATTTCCAGACGACGCGAAAACGGCCGTCGGCGTGCTCCGATACGCAGATTTCGACGTGGCGGCCGTCCTGGACCGCGATCTGGCGGGCGACCGGGTCAGCGATCACCTTGCGGGTGTCGCCGACGCCCCGATCGTCGCGGGCATGGACGAACTGGACGAACCGGTCGACGCGTTGCTCATCGGAATCGCGCCCATCGGCGGTGGCTTCGACGAATCGTGGCGGCCCGACGTCCGGGCGGCAATCGAGCGCGGCGCGGATGTCGTCGCCGGCCTCCACTACTTCCTCTCGGAGGACGAGGAGTTCGCCAGCCTCGCCGCCGAGCACAACGTCGACCTCCGGGACGTTCGCAAGCCGGACGAGGACCTGACGGTGGCCGAGGGCGTTTCCGGGGACGTCTCGGCCGAGGTCGTGCTCACCGTCGGAACGGACTGCTCGACCGGCAAGATGACGTCCTCGATCGAGATGATGGAGGCCGCGACCGCCCGCGGCGAGGACGCCGCGTTCGTCCCGACCGGACAGACCGGCATCATGATCGCGGACTGGGGCCACCCGATCGACCGCGTCGTCAGCGACTTCACCGCCGGCGCGGTCGAGGACATGATCGTCGAGCGGGGCGACGACCACGACTACCTCTTCGTCGAGGGGCAGGGCAGCATCAACCCCCCCGCCTATTCGTCGGTGACGCTGGGAATCCTCCACGGGGCGATGCCGGACAAGCTCGTCCTCACCCACAACGTGGGCCAGGAGGTCGTCCACGGGTACGAGGACTTCGCGCTCCCCGACCTGGATACTGTGGTCGACCTCTACGAGGACGTCGCGGCCCCGGTACACGAGACCGAGGTCGTCGCGGGCATGATCAACACTTCATCCATCGAGTCCGACGAGAAGGCCCGCGAGGCGGTCGAGGCCTACTCGGCGGCCATCGGCGTCCCCGCGACCGATCCCGTCCGGTTCGGTGCCGAGGAGGTCCTGGACGCGATCCTATGA
- a CDS encoding Vms1/Ankzf1 family peptidyl-tRNA hydrolase, with the protein MLDRLLGRASLKARIEELEAERDHLESQLAAESDRRSEAARKRQEAQVRVNHLEDRVEELEDRVDRAESTDVDVSVRGEETLRGDRLDAVLSRLSSVRTAAEGAVSAMVDEEIPDQLRDLFGDRTPVLAHAAPAVVYADDAHLVNVALRPPVAPDPFVRWDDSFHVNRDWFEPTGEYALALVRSDRFALGEYEGTEQRSVTAFQSDVKGDHSKGGFSQGRFERRRDAQIDEHLSAAHEAIGDREAERLYVVGESTLLPEFEAEATVVRPSDATGTPRAALEEAFADFWSVRLTLL; encoded by the coding sequence ATGCTGGACCGCCTTCTGGGCCGCGCGTCGCTCAAAGCGCGCATCGAGGAACTGGAGGCAGAACGCGATCACCTGGAGTCCCAACTCGCGGCCGAATCCGACCGCCGGAGCGAGGCGGCGCGCAAGCGCCAGGAGGCACAAGTGCGGGTCAATCACCTGGAAGACCGTGTCGAGGAACTCGAGGATCGCGTGGACCGGGCCGAATCGACCGACGTGGACGTCTCGGTACGCGGCGAGGAGACGCTCCGCGGCGACCGCCTCGACGCGGTCCTGTCGCGACTGTCGAGCGTTCGCACGGCGGCAGAGGGCGCGGTTTCCGCGATGGTGGACGAGGAGATCCCGGATCAGTTGCGCGACCTCTTCGGCGACCGCACGCCCGTTCTCGCCCACGCCGCCCCGGCGGTGGTGTACGCCGACGACGCCCACCTCGTGAACGTCGCGCTGCGGCCTCCGGTGGCCCCCGATCCGTTCGTCCGATGGGACGACTCCTTTCACGTGAACCGGGACTGGTTCGAACCGACCGGGGAGTACGCCCTCGCGCTCGTCCGCTCCGACCGCTTTGCCCTCGGCGAGTACGAGGGAACAGAGCAACGATCGGTGACCGCGTTCCAGAGCGACGTGAAGGGCGATCATTCGAAGGGCGGCTTCTCGCAGGGTCGCTTCGAGCGTCGCCGGGACGCCCAGATCGACGAGCACCTTTCGGCCGCTCACGAGGCCATCGGGGATCGGGAGGCCGAGCGTCTGTACGTCGTCGGTGAATCGACGCTGCTTCCGGAGTTCGAGGCCGAGGCGACGGTCGTTCGACCGAGCGACGCGACGGGAACGCCACGGGCGGCCCTGGAGGAGGCCTTCGCGGACTTCTGGTCGGTTCGACTCACGCTCCTGTAG
- a CDS encoding DUF5802 family protein, whose protein sequence is MFEPFSSGYYLGRLFVEPSHDETATMQRDQHERVNRQLYATDEGIESLDAPLVMKLGETHLAVHGSSEVPEGTLAVPEETLDAIRIENPPTLSDVLLAKAEHARRLVSYGAV, encoded by the coding sequence ATGTTCGAGCCGTTCTCGAGCGGATACTACCTGGGACGGCTGTTCGTGGAACCGAGTCACGACGAGACGGCCACGATGCAGCGGGACCAGCACGAGCGCGTCAATCGGCAACTGTACGCCACCGACGAGGGCATCGAATCCCTCGACGCACCCCTCGTGATGAAACTCGGGGAGACACACCTCGCGGTCCACGGTTCGTCGGAGGTTCCCGAGGGAACTCTCGCAGTCCCCGAGGAGACCCTTGACGCCATCCGCATCGAGAACCCGCCCACGCTCAGCGACGTCCTCCTGGCGAAAGCCGAGCACGCCAGGCGCCTGGTCTCCTATGGGGCAGTGTAG
- a CDS encoding ArsR family transcriptional regulator, with amino-acid sequence MDSGALLDLLGNENRRRILRLLARKPSYVTEISEYIGVSPKAVIDHLRRLEEAGLVESHVDEKRRKYFHIAQNLRLEVRVSPYDFGTKSAYPASADLDLGNCSHLRVRTAFDGEQGVADLAARLDELRDLERELSMAQRWVQGRLTEVQSELTTYAEENGGHLTTDILSALAGENRSIDGIAREVEVPESLVERVLEDLSESDVVDRTDDGWTITG; translated from the coding sequence ATGGATTCCGGGGCGCTGCTCGACCTGCTCGGCAACGAAAACCGCAGGCGAATCCTGCGATTGCTGGCGCGAAAACCGAGTTACGTCACCGAGATTTCGGAGTATATCGGCGTAAGTCCCAAGGCCGTCATCGACCACCTCCGCCGACTCGAGGAGGCGGGACTGGTCGAGAGCCACGTCGACGAAAAACGGCGCAAGTACTTCCATATCGCACAGAACCTCCGTCTCGAGGTTCGCGTCTCGCCGTACGACTTCGGCACGAAGAGCGCCTATCCGGCCTCGGCCGATCTCGACCTGGGCAACTGTTCACATCTGCGGGTCAGGACGGCGTTCGACGGTGAACAGGGCGTCGCCGACCTCGCCGCCCGACTCGACGAATTGCGCGACCTCGAGCGCGAACTCTCGATGGCCCAGCGCTGGGTTCAGGGGCGGCTCACCGAGGTGCAGTCGGAGTTGACCACGTACGCAGAGGAGAACGGTGGCCACCTCACGACCGACATCCTGAGCGCGCTCGCGGGCGAGAATCGATCCATCGACGGTATCGCCCGCGAGGTGGAGGTCCCGGAATCACTCGTCGAACGCGTCCTCGAGGACCTGTCGGAGTCGGACGTCGTCGACCGGACCGACGACGGCTGGACGATCACCGGCTGA